From the genome of Sediminibacter sp. Hel_I_10:
ATAAAACTTTAGATAAATTATGGCGAATTGGTGGTTCTACAGGCTGGTATTACGGTACCATACTTTGGAAGATTAGAGGTTATATGGACAAACTGGTTGGCGGTATTGGTTTAAGACGCGGTAGAACGCACGTGTCTCAACTGGATGCTGGAGATGCACTAGATTTTTGGCGCGTGATATTTGCAGATAAAACACAGAAAAAATTATTGCTTTATGCCGAAATGCGCCTTCCTGGCGAAGCTTGGTTAGAATTTAAAATTGAAGATGGACTCTTTAAACAAACTGCCACGTTTAGACCGAGAGGACTTGCCGGAAGATTATATTGGTATGCCGTATTTCCGTTTCATGGTTTTATTTTCAACGGGATGATCAATAAGCTAGTAGACGTTTAAGCATGTATTTTGAATGCCTATAAAAGCATCCAAACATCTCAACCCGAAAACCCATCTACAGGTTTCAACAACCAGTTATGAAACATACCAAAAAACAACATTTACCACAAAAAACATGTCCCGTTTGTGGTTTGCCATTTACTTGGCGTAAAAAATGGGAAAAGAATTGGGACCATGTAAAATATTGTAGCGAAAAATGCAGGAGACAGAAAACCGCATCGGATTAGTTTGGTTTAGAAACGACCTAAGAGTTCAAGATAATACTGTTTTAAAAAGTGCTATTGAGAATCACAAAAAAGTGATCGCCATATATTGTTTTGACCCTCGACATTATGAAGTAGGCCCTTTCGGATTTAAAAAAACAGAAAAATACCGGGCTCAATTTCTCATTGAAACAGTAACAAATTTAAAAGCAAACCTCTCCAACTATAATATTGAGCTATTTATTTATCACGAGCATCCAGAGGTAAGTATCCCCAAACTTGTACACCAATTCAACATAGAAGCGGTTTACTTTCAAGAAGAATGGACCAAAGAGGAAAAGGATGTTGAAATCCGTTTAAAAGACGCTTTATCTTCACATATTAAGTTGCAATCCCATTACGATCAATTTCTATTTCACCCTGATGATATCAATATGCCTATTGAAAACATTCCTCAGGTATTTACAAATTTCAGAAAGAAAGTAGAAAAGTACAGTGAGGTAAGACCTTGCGTTTCAATAGATAGTAAACCTGAACCAATAGAACTTGAAAATAAGAGCAAGATTCCCTCTTTAAGCGATTTGGGTTTAGAACAATTTGAGCAACATACACATACCGCTGTACCTTTCTCTGGTGGAGAACATGCTGCCTTAAGTCGGTTAGAAGATTACACTTTTAAAAGCAAAAAACTTGGGGTTTATAAAAAGACAAGAAACGGTTTAATTGGTAAAGATTTCAGTTCCAAATTCTCCATATGGTTAGCCAACGGAAGTATTTCTTCAAGAACCATTTACTGGACTATAAAAAAATTTGAAGACCAACACTTTAGCAATCAATCTACCTATTGGCTCATTTTTGAATTGATTTGGAGAGATTATTTTAAGTTCATCTCACTTAAGCATGGCGACGCTATCTTCAAAATTGATGGCATTCTCAACAAAAACTACGATTGGAAAACCAATAAGAAACAAATTCAACAATGGATCAATGGCGAGACCCGATCAGATTTTGTTAATGCAAACATGATTGAGATAAAGAAAACCGGATTTATGAGTAATCGTGGACGGCAAAATGTGGCCTCCTTTTTTGCTAAAGAATTGTTATTAGATTGGCGTATTGGGGCTGCTTATTTTGAAGCTATGCTCATTGATTATGATGTACACAGTAACTACGGAAATTGGATGTATGTTTCTGGCGTTGGCAATGACCCGAGAGATCGTAAATTCAATGTTGATTCTCAAGCAGATCGTTATGACGAGAATGGAAAATATCGTAGAATCTGGCTTCAAGAGAGCTTATTTTAATATAAGTAAACGTCTTGCAGAAGAATCCTAACTTTCAATAAAAGGATACACTCAAAAAAATTAAAAACGACCTCATGAAAACACTCAGACTCATTTTAGGAGATCAACTTAACATTAAGCATTCTTGGTTTAAAACTGTTGACAAGAATGTCACCTATTGTATGTTTGAAATGCGTCAGGAAACAGATTATGTCAAGCATCACATTCAAAAGGTCATTGGTTTTTTTGTTGCCATGCGCCAATTTTCCGAAGATTTAAAAAGTGAAGGTCACAACATCATTTATTATAACATCAATGACGAGAGCAATACACAAGATCTCACCAAAAATCTAAAAACACTTATTGAGGACCATAAGATTAAACGTTTTGAATACCTATTCCCAGAAGAGTTTCGTTTAGACAAACAGTTGCGCGATTTCTGTAAAACTATAGATATTGAAACCCAGAACATTTCCGCAGAACATTTTTATACAGAGCGCGATGATCTGGCCAAATTCTATGAAGGTAAAAAACAATGGGTGATGGAGAAATTTTATCGAGACATGCGTGAAAAACATGACATCCTTATGAATGCTGGACAGCCCGAAGGTGGAAAATGGAATTATGATAAAAGCAACCGTAATAAATGGAAAGGTGAACCAGAAATTCCCACTTACAAATACTTTAAAAACGATGTTGCCGATGTGATTGAGGATATCAATACTGCGGAGATAAAGACTATGGGAAGTCTCAACACCAAAACATTCCCCTACCCTATTACACGTGCCCAAGCTTTAGACCAACTTAAATTTTTCTGCGAGCACCTCTTGATCCATTTTGGTGATTATCAAGATGCTTTACATACCGATGAAGAGTTTCTATTTCACTCTAGAATTTCATTCGCCATGAATCTAAAATTGGTAGGTCCCAAAGATGTTGTAACCACGGTTTTAAATTATTACAGACAGCATAGTGACGCTATAGATATCTCTCAAGTAGAAGGCTTTATTAGACAAATTATAGGCTGGAGAGAATATATGCGCGGCATGTATTGGGCTTTTATGCCAGACTACAAGACCGAAAACCAGCTTAAAAACAACAATGCTCTAGCCGATTTCTTCTGGACTGGAGACACGAAAATGAATTGCCTAAAGCACGCCATCACTAATTCTTTGGAAAATGGATACGCACACCACATTCAGCGTTTAATGATTACGGGTAATTATGCACTTCTTACAATGACTGACCCTGACGAGGTTGATGCCTGGTATCTTGGCATATATGTTGATGCCATTGAGTGGGTACAATTAACTAATACGAGAGGCATGAGTCAGTTTGCTGATGGTGGTAAAATTGCTACAAAACCTTACGTATCCTCAGGATCGTACATCAATAAAATGAGTAATTACTGCCAAGATTGTCATTATAAAAAAACCAAAAAAGTGGGAGACGATGCTTGTCCGTTCAATAGTTTGTATTGGAATTTTCTAGATGAAAAAAGAGACATGCTTGGAAATAACTTTAGAATGGGCATGATGTACAGTTTACTGGACAAAATGGATCCCAAAGATTTAAGAGCGATGAAAAAAAGAGCGCAACACATCATAGAACATCAAGATGAATACTGATAAAGAGCACATTACTATTGTATGGCTAAAACGTGATCTTCGTTTAGAAGACAACGAGGCTATTGTTAATGCGCTAAAATCAAAAAGACGTACGCTACTTGTGTATACATTTGAAACCATGCTTCTTGAAGACGAGCACTACAGTCAAAGACATTGGAATTTTATCAAAGAATCTCTTACTGACTTAAACTCTAGGCTGAAACCTTACAACTCCAAACTATTGACGGTTGAAGCAGATATTATCAATGTGATCAACCAGCTCTTAACCAAATTTCATATTACCGATATCTACAGTCATCAAGAAACAGGAATTCTTGTAACCTACAACCGAGATAAAGCCTTTAAGCGTTTTTGTAAAAACAATCTCATCACTTGGCATGAAAACATTAATAATGGGGTGCAACGTGGGCTAAAAGATCGAGAAGAATGGATGCAAAAATGCAATGCTTTTTTTGAGATTGAACCTTTAGCATTTAAACCAAAAGAACATCAATTAGTATCCATTTTAGAAATTGAGGCCCTCCACTTTTTATTCGTAATTCCATCTTTGGAAACTCCGGAAGACGCGCCCTTTCAAAAAGGAGGCAGAACCATGGGGTTAAAATACCTCAACTCTTTTTTAGAAAGTAGGTATGTCAATTACATGTCCCACATTTCAAAACCAGAACAAGCCCGAACAGGCTGTAGTAGAATTTCACCTTATATCGCATGGGGAAATTTATCGATAAGAGAAGTCTATCATAAAGCGTATCATTTAAAGCAAACCGCAAAAAACAAACAAGCTTTGGATGCGTTTATGTCGCGACTTCGTTGGCAGTCACATTTCGTACAGAAATTTGAAATGGAACATACCATGGAAAAAGAGAGTGTTAATAAAGGGTTTCAAAAGTTAAAAAAAGACATCTCAGAAGACTATCAAATCGCATGGAAAACTGGACAAACAGGATTTCCTTTAGTAGATGCTTGTATGCGCTGCCTTAATGAAACGGGATACCTTAATTTTAGAATGCGGGCATTGGTTGTATCGTTTTTTACGCATAACCTTTGGCAACCTTGGCAAGATGCATCTCGACACTTATCTCGAATGTTTTTAGATTTTGAACCCGGTATTCATTTTCCGCAATTGCAAATGCAGGCCGGTGAAACAGGGACTAACATGTTACGCATTTACAATCCCGTAAAAAATAGCTTAGAACACGATCCTGATGCGCAGTTTATTAAAAAATGGGTGCCAGAGTTAAAAGATTTAGAAACGCCATTTGCTCATGAGCCCTACTTAATAACCGAGATGGAACAACAACTTTACAATTTTAGATTGGGCGAAAATTATCCGCAACCTATTGTTGATATAGAACTTACACGAAAAAAAGCAAGTGATACGCTTTGGAACCTTAGAAAAAATAAAAAAGTAAGAGAGGAAAGCGCTAGAATTCTAAAAAAACACACGCTTAAGAAATAAATATAATCTCTAATATTCTTATTTTCAAATATTTAAAACCGAATATCAAGGCTGTTTTGAATAGTGTTAATTTTGTCTAACAAATTTTAATAAACATTAAACATTTCGTAAATTTGATATAAAGTAAAAAGAAACCGTGATTTTAGATTCCACACATCCTAATAAAGAGCACAAGCAAATAATTGAAGATTTGGTTGGTAAGCCATTTTCATTTTTGCAATCTTTTAAGAGAAAAGGTGTTGGGTCGAAACGCATGATTGTTGAGAACGTAAGCCCAAATATGCAGCAATATCTCAATGTTGTAGATGATTTAAACTATGCAAATATTGAGATGCGTTCACATGGCATTCTCATTTACATCAATAAAGGGCTTAAAAATTACACGTGGATTATTCCCTATTACCAATTGGTCATTTATAAAACCAATGGAACAAGCATACATGCGCAAGGCAAATTTATACACTTTAAGAATAATAGAACCTTCAAAGAAAACAAACCGTTCTTTGAAAAACTGTTAGATGAGAAGGTAAAACACGACCAACAGTATAAGTTCCAAAATGTATGATAGAATTAACCACGAGACAAACCGACCGAATTATAGAAATGGCTTGGGAAGACAGAACCACTTTTGAAGCTATAGAATTTCAGTTTAACCTCAATGAACAGGAGGTTATAGAATTAATGAGGCGCGAAATGAAGCCTAGCAGTTTTAGAATGTGGCGTAAACGGGTTCAAGGTCGAAAAACCAAACACGAAAAACTACGCAGCTTTGAAAAAGGGCGTTTTAAATGCACAAGACAAAAACAAATTACACATAACTCAATTTCAAAACGCTAACGTGCTTTGCCATAAGAGTTGAGTACTTAAGGACAGCACACTAAAAAGACAATTATGAAAACTGAAATTTTAAAAAACACGAGCAAGAACGGTCAAAAATTAAATGGTTTTTCCGCAGAAGATATCGGCGATGACCACATATCCACTGGTTTAGAAACTCCAATGAAACCAGATGCTTTTAAAATGACCGATTCAGATAAAAAAGAGCGTATTGCCATTCTTTTTGAAGAAATTATGGACGTAATGGGTTTAGATTTAACTGATGATTCTTTAAAAGGAACCCCTCAACGTGTTGCAAAAATGTACATAGATGAGATTTTTTCTGGTCTCAACCCAGAAAATAAGCCAAAAGTGGCATTATTTGAAAATAAATACCAATATAATCAGATGTTGGTAGAAAAAAATATTACATTCTATTCCAATTGTGAACACCATTTTGTTCCCATCATAGGAAAAGCACATGTGGCTTATATTTCCTCTGGAAAAGTGATTGGTCTTTCAAAGCTTAATAGGATTGTACAATATTTTGCAAAACGTCCTCAAGTACAAGAGCGTTTGACCAATCAAATCGCGAATGAGTTAAAAGCCATTCTAGAAACAGAGGATGTTGCCGTGATCATTGACGCTAAACACCTTTGTGTCTCATCAAGAGGTATAAAAGACGATACGTCTACAACAGTAACAGCATATTATGGAGGACAATTTAATACAAACTCTAAAATAACTGAATTACAGAATTATATAAACCAATAAAGTCATGGATAAAATCATAGACCAAGCTTTAAAGTTTGAAGAACAAAAAATGAAATCACTATCCACAAGTGATCGTGTAAAAATATCTCGAGAGGCCAAGAGGTTAATTCTCGCGCTTAATAAAATCTATAAAGAGAAAAAAGACGAAAAAATCATGGATTTGATGAAACGTCTTACTAAAATTAAGCAAAAAGTAGAGAAAAGACTAAAAGGAAAACCGCTAAGAGCGTAGGTTTCCACAAAAATATTATCTAAATCAGTCAAGAAATAGATTCAGCGTTTTTAACTTTAGAATTCTAAAATTCAGAATATGAAATATCTAAAACGCTTTATCACGCCACTACTCATATTTATTGTGGCTATTTTCTTGAGAGAAATTGTTACGTTCTTTTCTTCTGAAACGGTACAACTTGTTTTTATTATAAAAAAAATAAGTTCTATCCTAGCTATTGTAGGCTTTACTTGGCTATTGATCATTTCTTTAAAATCTGCTAAACGGCGCTATCTTTTAAATTATGATCTCAACAGAGAAGATAACTTAAAGGCAAGAAAACTCTATACCCAATTTAATGTGCTTGAGCGCATTGTCACCTTTGTGATTATCATATTAGCAATTGGCGTATCATTAATGCTCTTTGACGGAGTTAGAAAATTTGGAGTAAGCCTCTTTGCATCAGCAGGTATTGCAGGTATCATCGTCGGTTTGGCCGCTCAAAAAGTACTAGGAACGATCTTGGCCGGTTTACAAATTGCCATTTCACAACCCATAAGATTGGATGATGTCTTGGTTGTTGAAGGAGAATGGGGATGGGTTGAAGAAATTACCCTAACCTTTGTTGTTGTTCGTATTTGGGACAAACGCAGACTCGTGCTCCCTACGACTTATTTTATTGAAAAGCCTTTTCAAAACTGGACGCGAAGCACTTCGGAAATTTTAGGAACTGTGTTTATTTACACAGATTACAACCTTCCGTTTGACGCGCTAAGGCAAGAATTAACTCGCATTTTAGAAGGCCATTACCTTTGGGACAAAAAAGTGAATGTCTTGCAAGTAACAGACTCAAAGGAAAATTATGTGGAAATCAGAGCTTTGATGAGTGCTGAAAATTCTCCAAAAGCTTGGGATCTAAGAGTTGATGTTAGAGAACAGCTCATCACCTTTATCCAAAAAAATTATCCAGATAGTTTCCCAAAAACAAGAATCAAATTACAAGATCACATAAACACTAAAACACCAGAATAATGAAAACATATATCGTCATAGGAGGAAGTAAAGGCATAGGCAACGCTATTGTTCATACCCTATTAGAAAACAACAAAGTGATTAATCTTAGCCGTTCTCAACCCGATATTGAACATGATAATCTTACGCACCACAACTGTGACGTTCTAAATGAAGAATTGCCAGATATTGATGCTGCTGATGGTTTGGTCTATTGCCCAGGAAGTATCAACCTAAAACCAATTGGGCGTTTTAGTTTAGATGAGTTTCGTGAAGATTATGAGATCAATGTTATTGGTGCCGTTAAGGCCATCCAAAAATACCTCAAGACACTTAAAAATGGCCAAGACCCTTCTATTGTTTTGTTTAGTACTGTTGCCGCAAAATTAGGTATGCCTTTTCATGCGAGTATTGCTGCAGCCAAATCTGGAGTTG
Proteins encoded in this window:
- a CDS encoding DUF2256 domain-containing protein — its product is MKHTKKQHLPQKTCPVCGLPFTWRKKWEKNWDHVKYCSEKCRRQKTASD
- a CDS encoding DASH family cryptochrome, encoding MQETENRIGLVWFRNDLRVQDNTVLKSAIENHKKVIAIYCFDPRHYEVGPFGFKKTEKYRAQFLIETVTNLKANLSNYNIELFIYHEHPEVSIPKLVHQFNIEAVYFQEEWTKEEKDVEIRLKDALSSHIKLQSHYDQFLFHPDDINMPIENIPQVFTNFRKKVEKYSEVRPCVSIDSKPEPIELENKSKIPSLSDLGLEQFEQHTHTAVPFSGGEHAALSRLEDYTFKSKKLGVYKKTRNGLIGKDFSSKFSIWLANGSISSRTIYWTIKKFEDQHFSNQSTYWLIFELIWRDYFKFISLKHGDAIFKIDGILNKNYDWKTNKKQIQQWINGETRSDFVNANMIEIKKTGFMSNRGRQNVASFFAKELLLDWRIGAAYFEAMLIDYDVHSNYGNWMYVSGVGNDPRDRKFNVDSQADRYDENGKYRRIWLQESLF
- a CDS encoding cryptochrome/photolyase family protein produces the protein MKTLRLILGDQLNIKHSWFKTVDKNVTYCMFEMRQETDYVKHHIQKVIGFFVAMRQFSEDLKSEGHNIIYYNINDESNTQDLTKNLKTLIEDHKIKRFEYLFPEEFRLDKQLRDFCKTIDIETQNISAEHFYTERDDLAKFYEGKKQWVMEKFYRDMREKHDILMNAGQPEGGKWNYDKSNRNKWKGEPEIPTYKYFKNDVADVIEDINTAEIKTMGSLNTKTFPYPITRAQALDQLKFFCEHLLIHFGDYQDALHTDEEFLFHSRISFAMNLKLVGPKDVVTTVLNYYRQHSDAIDISQVEGFIRQIIGWREYMRGMYWAFMPDYKTENQLKNNNALADFFWTGDTKMNCLKHAITNSLENGYAHHIQRLMITGNYALLTMTDPDEVDAWYLGIYVDAIEWVQLTNTRGMSQFADGGKIATKPYVSSGSYINKMSNYCQDCHYKKTKKVGDDACPFNSLYWNFLDEKRDMLGNNFRMGMMYSLLDKMDPKDLRAMKKRAQHIIEHQDEY
- a CDS encoding cryptochrome/deoxyribodipyrimidine photo-lyase family protein; this encodes MNTDKEHITIVWLKRDLRLEDNEAIVNALKSKRRTLLVYTFETMLLEDEHYSQRHWNFIKESLTDLNSRLKPYNSKLLTVEADIINVINQLLTKFHITDIYSHQETGILVTYNRDKAFKRFCKNNLITWHENINNGVQRGLKDREEWMQKCNAFFEIEPLAFKPKEHQLVSILEIEALHFLFVIPSLETPEDAPFQKGGRTMGLKYLNSFLESRYVNYMSHISKPEQARTGCSRISPYIAWGNLSIREVYHKAYHLKQTAKNKQALDAFMSRLRWQSHFVQKFEMEHTMEKESVNKGFQKLKKDISEDYQIAWKTGQTGFPLVDACMRCLNETGYLNFRMRALVVSFFTHNLWQPWQDASRHLSRMFLDFEPGIHFPQLQMQAGETGTNMLRIYNPVKNSLEHDPDAQFIKKWVPELKDLETPFAHEPYLITEMEQQLYNFRLGENYPQPIVDIELTRKKASDTLWNLRKNKKVREESARILKKHTLKK
- a CDS encoding TIGR03643 family protein encodes the protein MIELTTRQTDRIIEMAWEDRTTFEAIEFQFNLNEQEVIELMRREMKPSSFRMWRKRVQGRKTKHEKLRSFEKGRFKCTRQKQITHNSISKR
- the folE gene encoding GTP cyclohydrolase I FolE, yielding MKTEILKNTSKNGQKLNGFSAEDIGDDHISTGLETPMKPDAFKMTDSDKKERIAILFEEIMDVMGLDLTDDSLKGTPQRVAKMYIDEIFSGLNPENKPKVALFENKYQYNQMLVEKNITFYSNCEHHFVPIIGKAHVAYISSGKVIGLSKLNRIVQYFAKRPQVQERLTNQIANELKAILETEDVAVIIDAKHLCVSSRGIKDDTSTTVTAYYGGQFNTNSKITELQNYINQ
- a CDS encoding mechanosensitive ion channel family protein, whose translation is MKYLKRFITPLLIFIVAIFLREIVTFFSSETVQLVFIIKKISSILAIVGFTWLLIISLKSAKRRYLLNYDLNREDNLKARKLYTQFNVLERIVTFVIIILAIGVSLMLFDGVRKFGVSLFASAGIAGIIVGLAAQKVLGTILAGLQIAISQPIRLDDVLVVEGEWGWVEEITLTFVVVRIWDKRRLVLPTTYFIEKPFQNWTRSTSEILGTVFIYTDYNLPFDALRQELTRILEGHYLWDKKVNVLQVTDSKENYVEIRALMSAENSPKAWDLRVDVREQLITFIQKNYPDSFPKTRIKLQDHINTKTPE
- a CDS encoding SDR family NAD(P)-dependent oxidoreductase, with the protein product MKTYIVIGGSKGIGNAIVHTLLENNKVINLSRSQPDIEHDNLTHHNCDVLNEELPDIDAADGLVYCPGSINLKPIGRFSLDEFREDYEINVIGAVKAIQKYLKTLKNGQDPSIVLFSTVAAKLGMPFHASIAAAKSGVEGLVKSLGAEMATTLRINAIAPTVTDTDLASKLLRNDKMIENIKDRHPMKNYLKPADIAGMAEFLLSEKAQSISGQVFEMDYGIVSFKI